In Saccharomonospora marina XMU15, one genomic interval encodes:
- a CDS encoding SDR family NAD(P)-dependent oxidoreductase, protein MGEFDGKTILITGGGSGIGLATAARLVREGANVVLAGRRADRVETAAKELDPAGGRAIGVVADVSRTDSLDNLIAAVRTRYGRLDGVFANAGVPFSSPSELVSEKDFDRVLDINLKGVFFTIQKSVPLFDRGGFVVINGSVMAHRGLGLASVYAAAKAAATNLTRTLASDLADKSIRVNAVSPGFTRTEMLDEVAPTEQAREAIRAQIPLGEFGEPEQVADVVTFLLSSRAGYVTGQDLGVDGGLANSVPMSAGSR, encoded by the coding sequence ATGGGTGAATTCGATGGCAAGACCATCCTGATCACAGGTGGTGGCAGCGGCATAGGTCTTGCCACCGCAGCGCGGCTTGTTCGCGAAGGGGCGAATGTCGTTCTCGCCGGCCGCCGAGCCGACAGGGTGGAGACAGCGGCGAAGGAACTGGACCCGGCAGGTGGCCGGGCCATTGGTGTGGTCGCGGACGTATCCCGCACCGACAGTCTCGACAATCTCATTGCCGCGGTACGTACACGTTACGGGCGGCTGGACGGCGTCTTCGCCAATGCTGGTGTCCCCTTTTCTTCACCGAGTGAGTTGGTGAGTGAGAAAGACTTCGACAGAGTCTTGGACATCAACTTGAAAGGAGTCTTCTTCACTATCCAGAAATCAGTCCCGCTGTTCGATCGCGGCGGCTTCGTTGTGATCAATGGATCTGTCATGGCGCACCGTGGCCTGGGTTTGGCGTCGGTGTACGCCGCGGCAAAAGCCGCGGCCACCAATCTCACGCGCACGCTCGCGTCGGACCTGGCCGACAAGAGCATCAGGGTCAACGCGGTGAGCCCCGGCTTCACCCGCACGGAGATGCTCGACGAGGTCGCGCCGACGGAGCAGGCACGTGAGGCCATCCGGGCCCAGATCCCGTTGGGCGAGTTCGGTGAGCCCGAGCAGGTGGCCGACGTGGTGACCTTCCTGCTTTCGTCCCGCGCGGGCTACGTCACAGGTCAGGACCTCGGCGTGGATGGTGGTCTCGCGAACTCCGTTCCGATGAGCGCAGGCAGCCGATGA